A region of Numida meleagris isolate 19003 breed g44 Domestic line chromosome 26, NumMel1.0, whole genome shotgun sequence DNA encodes the following proteins:
- the CCR7 gene encoding C-C chemokine receptor type 7, producing the protein MDGGKQLKATLVFSLPLIFQFCAANNVTDDYDANTTIDYNMFEILCEKKEVRDFRAAFLPAMYSLICFTGLLGNGLVMLTYIYFKRLKTMTDIYLLNLALADILFLLTLPFWATSAATFWCFGEFACKAVYCICKMSFFSGMLLLLSISIDRYFAIVQAASAHRFRPRMIFISKVTCILIWLLAFVLSIPELVHSGVNNYDSHPRCSIIANDLQTFNTGIKVSQMVFGFLIPLVVMSVCYLIIIKTLLQARNFEKNKAIKVIIAVVIVFVVFQLPYNGVMLAKTISVFNNTSSCEESKKLDMADDVTYTLACFRCCLNPFLYAFIGVKFRNDLFKLLKELGCLSQERLWQLSSCRESKRFSFAMETETTTTFSP; encoded by the exons GCAAACAGCTGAAGGCCACCCTTGTTTTCAGCCTTCCCCTAATTTTTCAG TTCTGTGCCGCGAACAACGTCACCGATGACTATGACGCCAACACCACCATTGACTATAACATGTTTGAGATCCTGTGTGAGAAGAAGGAAGTCCGTGATTTCCgtgctgccttcctcccagccATGTACTCCCTCATCTGCTTCACGGGGCTGCTGGGAAACGGGCTGGTGATGCTCACCTACATCTACTTCAAGCGGCTGAAGACCATGACAGACATCTACTTGCTGAACCTGGCCCTGGCAGACATCCTCTTCCTGCTGACCCTCCCATTCTGGGCCACAAGTGCAGCCACGTTCTGGTGTTTTGGAGAATTTGCCTGCAAAGCAGTCTATTGCATCTGCAAAATGAGCTTCTTCAGCGggatgctgctcctgctgtccATCAGCATCGACAGGTACTTTGCCATTGTTCAGGCTGCCTCGGCCCACCGCTTCCGTCCCCGAATGATATTCATTAGCAAGGTCACGTGCATCCTCATTTGGCTCCTGGCCTTCGTTCTCTCAATCCCCGAGCTGGTTCACAGCGGTGTAAATAACTATGATAGCCATCCCCGGTGCTCCATCATTGCTAATGACTTGCAGACTTTCAACACTGGCATCAAAGTGTCCCAGATGGTTTTTGGCTTCTTAATTCCCCTGGTGGTCATGTCTGTCTGCTACCTCATCATTATCAAAACATTACTCCAGGCTCGAAACTTTGAGAAGAATAAAGCGATCAAGGTGATCATTGCGGTGGTCATCGTCTTCGTGGTCTTCCAGCTGCCCTACAATGGTGTCATGCTGGCCAAGACCATCTCAGTCTTCAACAACACCAGCTCATGTGAGGAGAGCAAGAAGCTTGACATGGCAGACGATGTCACCTACACTCTAGCCTGCTTCCGATGCTGCCTCAATCCCTTCCTCTACGCCTTCATAGGCGTCAAATTCCGCAACGACCTCTTCAAGCTcttgaaggagctgggctgcctGAGCCAGGAGCGCCTCTGGCAGCTGTCTTCCTGCCGTGAGAGCAAGAGGTTTTCCTTTGCCATGGAGACAGAGACAACGACCACCTTCTCCCCGTGA